One segment of Palaemon carinicauda isolate YSFRI2023 chromosome 35, ASM3689809v2, whole genome shotgun sequence DNA contains the following:
- the LOC137627307 gene encoding tigger transposable element-derived protein 1-like yields the protein MNIAKAWITKALKANWFIHFFVPEVKLYLVEKGLPFKVLLLLDCAGGHATNLQCDGVQVEFLPPNTTTLIQLMDQWDIRAFKALYTRATMVGFIAVDDNDDEEGFT from the coding sequence ATGAATATAGCAAAGGCCTGGATAACTAAAGCCCTGAAAGCCAACTGGTTCATTCATTTCTTTGTTCCTGAGGTAAAGCTGTATCTGGTTGAGAAGGGCCTTCCTTTCAAGGTCCTTCTCTTGTTGGACTGTGCTGGAGGCCATGCAACAAACCTGCAGTGTGATGGGGTGCAGGTCGAGTTTCTGCCCCCTAACACCACAACGCTCATACAGCTGATGGATCAATGGGACATTCGTGCATTTAAGGCCCTCTACACTCGTGCCACTATGGTGGGCTTCATCGCGGTAGATGACAACGACGACGAAGAAGGCTTCACCTAG